A segment of the Desulfurococcus mucosus DSM 2162 genome:
GACCACCATTCACGCACATTATCCACGTAGAGGCTGAAGCTCGTCAACCAGTTGATGGAGGGGTAGTGTCTCCTATACGCTAGGTTCACGTCCAGCGCGTAGAGTGCCCTGATCAACCTGAGGGTAGCCTGGGTCACGGGCTCACTGAAGTCCGCCCCGGGTGGGGATACAGCGCCCATTATGGTGAGGCTGCCCAGCCTCTCAGCGGAGCCAATGGTCTTAACATAACCGCTTCTCTCGTAGAACTGTGCAAGCCTTGAAGCCAGGTAGGCTGGGAACCCCTCCTCGCCTGGGAGTTCTTCTAGACGCCCGCTGATCTCCCTCATGGCCTCAGCCCACCTACTCGTGGAGTCGGCTACGAGCAGGACATTGTACCCCATGTCCCTGAAGTACTCCCCGATGGTGACTCCGAGGAAGACGCTTGCCTCCCTGGCTGCCACCGGCATGTTACTCGTGTTCGCGATGAAGATGCTTCTCTCCATCATGGGTTTACCCGTCCTTGGATCAACGAGTTTTATGAAGCTGTTCAATGCGTCGGCCATCTCGTTCCCCCGCTCACCGCACCCTATGTAGATCGTTATATCGGCTTCACTCCACTTTGTAATGCTGTGGAGTAGGACGGTTTTACCTGTCCCAAACCCGCCTGGCACAGCTGCTTTACCGCCCTTGGCCAGCGGGAAGAGGAAGTCTATGACTCTGACACCCGTTATGAATGGTTCCCGTGGATCAAGCTTCTCCCTGAAGGGCCTCGGTCTTCTAACCGGCCATTCCTGCAGCATCGTTACATCTCTCCCATTGATCCTGGCAACCGGCTCCACCATCGTGTAGTCTCCTTCGCCGGCAACCCACTCAACGCTCCCCTTGACGCCTGGTGGAACCATTATGTAGTGTCTAACTACATCGGTTTCATTAACGTAACCGATGAAGTCTCCCTCGCTCACCTTTTCCCCTGGTTTAACCAGTGGTGTGAAATACCATTTCTTGTCACGGGGTAGTGGCGGCGCCTTAATCCCCTTCCTTACGAAGATGCCTGAGAGGGCTTCAAGCACTGGCAGGGGGCGTTGAATACCGTCGAATATGGATTTTATGAGTCCTGGGCCCAGCTCAGCTGATAACGGGTGGCCTGTTGGGTAAACGGGGTCTCCTACCTTCAGTCCTGAGGTATCCTCGTAGACCTGTATGATGGCTTTATCGCCTTCAACCCCTATGGCTTCACCTATCAGTTTCTCCTCACCGATCTCTATGACCTCGTAGACGCTTACGCCGCGCATGCCTTCAGCCACTACGAGGGGGCCTGAGACACGGTATATTCTTCCAGCAGGCCTACTCATACCGTTAACCTCTCATGGTTAAAACATGGTTCTATCTGATTAGGATTACGGGATTCAAGTTATATAGGTATCTCTATGCCGAGGTATTTCCTAGCGATCTCAGCATAGTATTGTTTAACATTGATCCTGGATGCTTCCTCAGGCTTCTCGAGTTCGACGACAAGGGTTTTCGCCTCATCCACCAGGTTCCTTAATTCAGGGCACTCATCTAATACATGTCTATAAGTGATCAGCACCACGTAGTTCGCTATGGAGCCGCGGAGCTTTTCAACCAAATTACTGCAACCGCCACTGTAAACCACTGAGTCAGCACCGCCTGCAACACCTATTAGGGAGAGATATTCGTCACCTATGACCAGTACCCTACCCCTGTACATGCTATCCCACCCATCTATTAACGAATTGAACAGCCTCCTGCCTGTAGAGGCCGGAGTGGACTACTGTTAGAGAGAGTTTTAAAAGCACGTACTGGCCGAGCAACTTGAGAAGTAGCCTGGCAACAGTCTCAGGCTCCGACCCCTTTAGCACGAGTGAGGCTAAGTGTGATGCACCAGTGTATGTGGCTAAGTCGAGGGCCTCAACCCCCGGTGAGAACCTTAATGCATCGCTGAGGACGCTTGCGAATACTCCTGCAGCCGGCCTGGCTCGTGAAAGTATTGGTATGAGCTCGCTTACACCTCTTCCACAACCCTCGTATAAATCCTCGGGGCTCAGTGAGAAAGCCCTTGGCTGCAGCGGCCTCACATCGGCTACCCCGATGCAGACCTTGATAACTAGTAGGTCGTGGAGCAGCCCAGTTAACACACCTAGCTCGTAGCCCTTCACCTTCTCGAAGCCTTGTGCAAGTGCGTCGAGGGTCTTGACGAGCTGTTGCAGGGAAACATTCTTCTTATCGATGTACTCGTTGATCATGCCGTGTAGCTCCCTTGGCAGAGACTTCTTCAGCTCCTGGAGTCGCCCAGGATCCAGGTTCCCTGGGAGCACGGCTGGAAGCGGGGATGTAAGCAAGGGGGGCTTCACATTCGTTGAGAGCGCGTTGAGGGAGAGGTAGAGATCCGGTGCTGCCAGGAGCCACAGTATTCTCCTGGCAGCTACCCTGCCTACACCAGTCCCGTCTAGAAGGTCTTCCACGACCCTGCTGTATCCTTGATCGATCGCTATGTATAGGGATCTTAAATCCATCCTGTGTGGCTCGGCCAGTCTACCTATGTCCGTTGCGAGGAATTTATCGCTTAAATACCCCACGGCTGTCTCAAGGCTCTGCGATGAGAGTATGTTAAGGTAGTCGCTCTTAGTTAAAAAGAACCTGCTCGATTCAACCAGCATGCTGTTTCTCAGCCCCAGAGAATCCTTCTTACCTCATCCATGTGCTTACTCTGGAACTCTCTCAGCCTCGACTCATAGGTGTTGTCAACCACTATGCCGGACTCCGACTCCACTATGACGCCTCCATCAATGTCGCCTGCCTCCACTACCACGCCCGGCAACCCTAGCTCGGCGACTATCCTTCTGGCTGCCTCCAAGTCGCCTTTACTCACAACTATTTTCTTCGGTGCATTGACAAGCCTCAGGGACTCCCTTATCAGGTTCCTGATGGAGTTCTCGATGTCGAAGCTGCGTTTCCTCACGGAGTCATAGGCCTCTCTCAACACGTCTTCCACGGCTTTCTCATACTCCTTTGACACGAGTAGCCTCGCCTCTCTCAGGGCTTCAGAAATGATTGTGTTGGCTTCTCGCTCGGCTTCACTAGTGATCCTCTTTCTTTCCGCTTCAGCTCTCTCCCTCCACTTCGCCTCCGCTTCCTTAACTATTCTTTCCGCTTCAGCTTCAGCATCCCTAACTATTTGCTCGGCTCTCGCCTCCGCCTCCCTCAGCAGCTTCGCCTTGGCATCCTCCTGCATCTTCTGCAAGCAGTGTCACCCTAGCAGTGAGAGCCCGAGTATTGTGAACACTATTCCCAGTATACCCCAGAGCTCAACATACGCGGCGAGGACTATCGAGCTCATCAGGTTCTTGCCTTTGGTTCTAGGTAGCTCAGCTATGCCGCTTGCACATATTATGCCCTGAGCCCAGGCCGACAGCCACTCGGCGAGGAACCCGGCTAACCCTATGCCTAGGAGTGCCAGTGCCTTCACCATGTTTATGGAATCCTGTGGGAGGCCTGGGATATACATTATCATCATGTAGATCATCTGTATCAAGCCGTAGAACGTCTGCGTCATTGGCAGAGCAGCCAGGATCAAGACGTTTCTAAACTGGGTTGGGTCCTCTGAGAGCACTGATGCACCCACACTGGCCGCATGTCTCATTCCAGTTGTGGATCCTATGATACCGCCTGCTAATGGTAGGGCAGCGGCTAAATACATTAATCCCTGAGCCAGTGGATCCATGGCCATATTCCCTCCAGTCAACACGGAATACCTGATTAAACCAGGGAAATAAAAACATGTCATGTAATCACTATGCGTTTAAACGCTATGATCGAGAATGGACTGTACTCCCGGCCGGAGCCATCGTAGAACTTCATAAGGAACTCCAGCATGCAGAGTCTAAGCGAGTGCACGAACGCACCGAGCTCTGAGAGTATCATTATGACGAGATGTATCATGAATAGTAGTGGGGCTGAGACCACGTATGCTAATGCAACCCCTGCTGCACCCGGTATGAAGCCTGCTACACTGTTTATCGCCAACTTAACCATCATGTTGAAGGAGACAGCCATGTAGAAGGATGCGAGGCTTACCCCTGCAAGCCTCACATAGCTCATCACGTCGCCTAGGACGCCTGTTAACTGGAATATCCACATGAGGAAGCCTAGTCCACGCATTGCCACATAGTTGCCCACTATTACCATGGCAACGCCTAGTAGTGTAAGGTACAATAGTATGTTTAGAGGTATGTATGAGAGGACTGGCACCTGGTACTTGAAGAACACCTGTAGCACGTAGGGTATTCCGAAGAGCTGCGATATGAATAATCCTGCCTCGTTAAGTAAGTCGCCTTTCCTCTCCTCCCTAGCGAACTTCACGGTTGCCAGCGCATGCGCTATGTTTATGTGGATTAACCCTATCAGTAGGGCAAGCTTTATGAATTCAACCGGTTGACTGAACACAGGTATTAGGGCCGGTACATTCACACCGAAGACTGAGGGAAGTAAATCCCCGAATATTGAGCCACCCAGCAACCCGAGAACCAGGGACACGGCGTTCGATACCAGTAATGCCCCCTTGAACTCCCTGTACACCGGGTTATAGGGGTTTTCCACCAGTTTATCCATTACCAGTGCGATTGCTAGGAGTCCCGCTAAAGCGTATCCAGCGTCACTATTCATTAATCCAAAGAAGAATGCGAAGGAGTATGCTATCAGTGGCGTGGGGTCGGGCTCCCAGTACCCTGGCACCCCGTAAAGCCTTGTTATAACCTGGAAGTATCTCAATACCCCCTTATTGTTGAACCTTGACGGAGGGTTGTCCACGCCTCTCAATGGATCCTTGTACTCTATGAAGACAGGTATGCCAGAACTCTTCACGAGGTCTTCTAGCAGCCTAATGGAGTCCCGCGGGATCCACCCGGTTACGGCTGAGAGGTGTCGTAAACCCACTACGGCACCGGAAACCCGGTAGTACTCTAAACGGTTCTCCGCGAATAAAAGGTATTTGCCTAGGGTGATCCCGTTGGCCTTAACTATTTCAGCGATCCGGGCTTCCACCCTTGAGGCCTCAGCATCCAGCTCACTGATCCTCCTAGCCAAATGCTCCCGCAACGAGCCTATGGATCCATGTAGCTGAAGGGCTTCAACTAGTTGCTTGCTCGGACACCATAGCCCCATGGAGTGTGCTGCTGAGACGACCTGGCCTAGATCCCCAGCTGGGAGATACACTATGACGGATACGCGTTCCCCTCCCTGATACATCTTTGAAGCCTTCAACACTCTACTCTTCTCGAGGAGCTCCATTACAGCCTCCTGCTTACCGCTGAGCAGGATGGATGATACATGTCTACCCTCATAGTATATCTCGGCTGCATCCATGGAGTCCGGCAGTGGAGCTAGAGACGAGAGGAGCATTCTCAAGGACTCTATGCTCTCCCTCAGGTGTCTAGCCTTCTCCTCGAGTAGCGTCGCCTCCCCGTACAGGTCAGCCACGTGTTTCTCCACCTTATCCACGTCGAGGGATGCGAGCTCCACCCCGGTTATGGATGCATCGATCACGAGGCCCTTGGCCTTCTGGAGGAGATTGTTTATTCTTTCCCTCAGCGACTGCAGCCTCTCATACTCTCCTATGACTTTCTCTGCTTCCACAGGTTCTACTTCAACTACCCCTGCTTCCTGGAGTACACGCAGGACTTTCTCTCTGTCCCCGCTGAGGAACGCTACATTAACCCTTAACATATCGCTCGGCTTGCTCAGGAGGACCCCCATTAGAGTCCCACCACTTTTCTAACAATGTATTCTACTGCCTTCCTCTTCTTCTCCGGGGGGATTTTCGCGATTTCTTCAGCCTCCCTTCGAGCCTTCTCAAGTATCTCGTTGCGACGCTTCACGGCTTCAGCTAGGATGGCTTCAGCCTCCCTCCGGTATTCCTCAACAGGTATTGGCCTCCCTAGGATTTCAGCGGCTTTTTTCTCGGCTTCTTTAAGGATCACCAGCTTCTTCCTCTCGGCTTCCTTAAGGATATTGTCAATGGCTTCATCAATGTCCTTGATGGACTCCATCAAACCACCCTTTAAGCATCGTATTTAGCTTAGGGGGCCTGGGTTTAATAGTATTGTCGTCGTTGTCCTCAATACACGCCTCAACTCAAGGATCTGTACGCGGCTGAGGAACAGGGGCTCCGAGTACGTGTTCAAGCCTATGGCTGCTGCCACAGCCCTAGCCTCCACCCCGCCTCTTACAACATATACTCCTTCCCCGTTGCTTGGAGTATATTCTACTATTATGGGGAGTTCAAGCCGGCATGCGTCATCGCCCAGTATCTCGGTGAGCATGGCTAGTTCACGGGGATTGAATAGGTGGCTGCTTCCATCCCTGAGCACTATGTATGGTACCTCCATTTTAAGCAGGTCGCAGAGGTTCTTCCTCTCGTAGGGTGCATGCTTGTTTACAAGCCTCAGTTCCTCGATAAGGAATCTATCTATGTACTCGTCACTCACCCTTCCTCCTCTCGAGACTTGCTTTCACCCTCTTCAACCTGGCTTTCTCCTCTCTTTCTCTTTCATCGAACTTCATTTGCAACATCCTTATAGTGGACCTGAGCCTCGGTATCAGGATGTAGTCTAAGGCGTTGACCCTCCTTTTCGTCACACGTATTTCTCTACCCATTGTTTTCAAGGCGTTCTCGGCCTTAGCCAGCTCTATGACTTCCTCTATGAAGCGGGCTGACTCCTCTGCGAAATCGTCGAAGGGGGTTTTAACAGGCCTTGCTTCACCGCTCTTCATGATCATGACTGTCTTCGTTTTAACCCCCATAATGTTCTCGACACCTATAATACACGTGGCCTTCGGGACTGTTTTCTCGAATAAATCATAGATGTTCTCGCCGTAGATTCCTGAGAGGACTGTTGCTCTGGCAGAGAGGGTTGTGATCAACTGGGCTACTTTCTGCCTCCTGCTAACGCTCTCCCTGAGTAGAATCATGAACTCGTTGATCAATATGATTAGTCTTTCACGGAGTATTCTTTCAACCTTCACGCTTATTTGGAGCCTCTTCTTAAGCCTTATGAGCTCTATCTTTGTCGGCCTCACCCTCTGGAGGCTTGACACAGCCTAGACACCACCATCCTGATTCCTGAGTAAGGCTCCGGGGGCACTAATATATTATTCACCTCCAGCAGCCTCCACCAGCCTATACAGGCTGAACTCGAAGGTGTTCTCCCCCCTGATAAGCCTGTAGAGCACGTAACCCACGTGCCTACCAGTGTCCCCTGCATACAACCCTACGACAACCAGCTGGTTGCACGCCTCCCCTGGGAAGAGGCGGCAGGGGTCGCCTCTGAGCACCGATGCCTCGAGCCCGAAGGGCTCGATCAAGCTGTTCACTATCATGGGAAGCCTCTCCATCAAGTAGTCTTCTACAGCGTCTATGAGCTCTCTCACAGCCCAGCTACTGCCCCCCTCAAATATAAGCCTCATGGAGAGGACGCGTTTCAACGCATCAGTATCAATGCTCAACTCCGCCACCTCTTAAGGCGTGATCATAGAGCAGGATTAACAGTGCTGTCTTCATATCGCTTATCACGCCTCTGTGAACCATGGCGAGCGCGTCTTGAAACATGGTCTTGAAGGGCTCGAGGACCTCGTACCTCTCGGGCTTCGCACCCCTGTACTCTAGTCTCGTAGCATAGTAGAAATGTATCACCTCGCTACTGTATCCGGGTGAAGGTGTGAATGAGCCGAGTCTAACTAGTCTCCCCGCGTGGTACCCGGTTTCCTCCTCCAGCTCTCTCTCAGCAGCCTCTTCCGGTGTCTCACCTGGATCCACGACGCCTGCGGGAGCCTCGATTATCGTGTCGTTTAATGGAGCCCTGAACTGTCTCAGCAGGATCACACTTCCGTCATCCAGCACTGGTAGCACGGCCACGGCTTCCGGGAACGCTACTACATCCCTCGCAAACTCCTCGCCGTTAGCCTTCCTATAGTACCTGCGGATGACATTGAACCTCAACCCCTTGAGAAGCAACTCCTCTCTGAGCAGTTGCGGCTTATCCATTTACCTCCCCTCGGGTTGACGCATGCCCTACGTTTGACACGACCCGGGCACCCTTCTCTGCGACCGCCCCGCCAAGCTACCCGGGCTACTTCTACATGGATGAATCGCTTACTGTAAGCCAGCATTATTTCCACTGGCTTAAAGCACAGGGGCGGCCGCTTCAAGGTGTCCCGGCCCCGAGTCAGTAGGATACATTCAAGAAAATATTTAAGCGTGACTACACCGGTCTAAGGCAGCGGGATGTGTGGAAAGGAATACATCCTGGCACATGGTTCAAGATTTATAATGCTTCACGTGCCGTAAGTATGGCATCAGTGCTTCTACATCGGTGAAGCATGCATGGTTAACGCTGTCGAGATACGCTCCTTCACGAAGAAATTCGGTGATTTCACGGCTGTCGAGGATTTAAACCTCGACATACGGGAGGGAGAGGTTTTCGGATTACTGGGACCCAACGGCTCCGGGAAAACCACCACATTGCTCACGGTGGCAACGATATACAGGCCGACGAGCGGGGATATATATGTCTACGGTCACAGTGTTGTACGGGAGGACTACATTGTTAGGAAGATGATTGGGATAGCGTTCCAGGATCCCAAGGCGCTATGGGTTGACAAACCCTATGACTTGCTAATATGGCATGCGAAGGTCGTCGGGTATAGTGGTGAAGAGGCTAGAAGGGTTGTCAGGGAGGTCATGGAGGCACTTGGGCTCTGGGAGCACAGGAATAAATACTTCTACCAGTTGAGCGGTGGAACACGCAAGAAAGTGGAGCTAGCCAAGGTCCTGGTTCAGAAACCCAGGCTCGCAATACTTGATGAGCCGACAGCGCAGGTAGACGTGTTAGCTAAGCATGCATTATGGGATGTCATCAAGAGGCTGAAGAGGGAAGGCGTCACAGTCATACTGGCCACCAACGATATGTTTGAAGCGGAGAGAGTCTGCGAGAGGGTTGCCATAATACATAAAGGCAGGCTGAGGGCTCTTGGAACAATCGACGAGCTCAAAGACCTGATACCCGGAGGAGATGTTGTTGAGATACAGGTAGGAGGCACTGGGATACCGGTTTCCATCATGGAGAAGCTCGGCGAATACGGGAGGGTTGAAGCCGGTAACGGATCCCTAAGGATATATCTCGAGAAAGGAGAGGAAAAAGTGGTTGACATCGTTGACTTGTTGAGGAGGAATAACATCGCTGTATCGAGGCTCATGATCAAGGAGCCTACACTGGACGATGTCTTCACGTATCTCACAGGGGCAAGGCTCAGAGGCGAGTAGAGTGGGGGTCCCAGGGGACCTAAGGGATATAGTTCACATCATAGAGTGGGATTTAGAGAGGTTGAAGAGTCAGCGGGTTTTCCTAGCTATGAGGCTCAGCTGGTTCATAATACAGGTCTTCATATTTGCTAGGGCTATATCCCTCATAGTTAGACAGTTAACCGGGGTAAGCTACTACGAATTCTACCTCCTCGGCATCTACGTCTCAATCCTCTACTCGACAAGCATATCGAGGGGATACGTTATCGCCGACGAGTTCGACGA
Coding sequences within it:
- a CDS encoding V-type ATP synthase subunit A, with the translated sequence MSRPAGRIYRVSGPLVVAEGMRGVSVYEVIEIGEEKLIGEAIGVEGDKAIIQVYEDTSGLKVGDPVYPTGHPLSAELGPGLIKSIFDGIQRPLPVLEALSGIFVRKGIKAPPLPRDKKWYFTPLVKPGEKVSEGDFIGYVNETDVVRHYIMVPPGVKGSVEWVAGEGDYTMVEPVARINGRDVTMLQEWPVRRPRPFREKLDPREPFITGVRVIDFLFPLAKGGKAAVPGGFGTGKTVLLHSITKWSEADITIYIGCGERGNEMADALNSFIKLVDPRTGKPMMERSIFIANTSNMPVAAREASVFLGVTIGEYFRDMGYNVLLVADSTSRWAEAMREISGRLEELPGEEGFPAYLASRLAQFYERSGYVKTIGSAERLGSLTIMGAVSPPGADFSEPVTQATLRLIRALYALDVNLAYRRHYPSINWLTSFSLYVDNVREWWSKISPEYSYLREKISWLLQREAELEELVRLVGADALPVEDRLVLEVARMIREDFLQQDAFSTVDAFSHPVKTSRMAAVIVRFYEKSIEAVKQGVAFEKIRSMRIRERIARMKDIPFGDNDKEFEGILSDMENEFKALMEGGR
- a CDS encoding V-type ATP synthase subunit E, whose product is MQEDAKAKLLREAEARAEQIVRDAEAEAERIVKEAEAKWRERAEAERKRITSEAEREANTIISEALREARLLVSKEYEKAVEDVLREAYDSVRKRSFDIENSIRNLIRESLRLVNAPKKIVVSKGDLEAARRIVAELGLPGVVVEAGDIDGGVIVESESGIVVDNTYESRLREFQSKHMDEVRRILWG
- a CDS encoding ATPase; amino-acid sequence: MLTGGNMAMDPLAQGLMYLAAALPLAGGIIGSTTGMRHAASVGASVLSEDPTQFRNVLILAALPMTQTFYGLIQMIYMMIMYIPGLPQDSINMVKALALLGIGLAGFLAEWLSAWAQGIICASGIAELPRTKGKNLMSSIVLAAYVELWGILGIVFTILGLSLLG
- a CDS encoding V-type ATP synthase subunit I, encoding MGVLLSKPSDMLRVNVAFLSGDREKVLRVLQEAGVVEVEPVEAEKVIGEYERLQSLRERINNLLQKAKGLVIDASITGVELASLDVDKVEKHVADLYGEATLLEEKARHLRESIESLRMLLSSLAPLPDSMDAAEIYYEGRHVSSILLSGKQEAVMELLEKSRVLKASKMYQGGERVSVIVYLPAGDLGQVVSAAHSMGLWCPSKQLVEALQLHGSIGSLREHLARRISELDAEASRVEARIAEIVKANGITLGKYLLFAENRLEYYRVSGAVVGLRHLSAVTGWIPRDSIRLLEDLVKSSGIPVFIEYKDPLRGVDNPPSRFNNKGVLRYFQVITRLYGVPGYWEPDPTPLIAYSFAFFFGLMNSDAGYALAGLLAIALVMDKLVENPYNPVYREFKGALLVSNAVSLVLGLLGGSIFGDLLPSVFGVNVPALIPVFSQPVEFIKLALLIGLIHINIAHALATVKFAREERKGDLLNEAGLFISQLFGIPYVLQVFFKYQVPVLSYIPLNILLYLTLLGVAMVIVGNYVAMRGLGFLMWIFQLTGVLGDVMSYVRLAGVSLASFYMAVSFNMMVKLAINSVAGFIPGAAGVALAYVVSAPLLFMIHLVIMILSELGAFVHSLRLCMLEFLMKFYDGSGREYSPFSIIAFKRIVIT
- a CDS encoding DUF61 family protein — translated: MSDEYIDRFLIEELRLVNKHAPYERKNLCDLLKMEVPYIVLRDGSSHLFNPRELAMLTEILGDDACRLELPIIVEYTPSNGEGVYVVRGGVEARAVAAAIGLNTYSEPLFLSRVQILELRRVLRTTTTILLNPGPLS
- a CDS encoding V-type ATP synthase subunit D; protein product: MSSLQRVRPTKIELIRLKKRLQISVKVERILRERLIILINEFMILLRESVSRRQKVAQLITTLSARATVLSGIYGENIYDLFEKTVPKATCIIGVENIMGVKTKTVMIMKSGEARPVKTPFDDFAEESARFIEEVIELAKAENALKTMGREIRVTKRRVNALDYILIPRLRSTIRMLQMKFDEREREEKARLKRVKASLERRKGE
- a CDS encoding NUDIX hydrolase, which encodes MDKPQLLREELLLKGLRFNVIRRYYRKANGEEFARDVVAFPEAVAVLPVLDDGSVILLRQFRAPLNDTIIEAPAGVVDPGETPEEAAERELEEETGYHAGRLVRLGSFTPSPGYSSEVIHFYYATRLEYRGAKPERYEVLEPFKTMFQDALAMVHRGVISDMKTALLILLYDHALRGGGVEH
- a CDS encoding ABC transporter ATP-binding protein → MVNAVEIRSFTKKFGDFTAVEDLNLDIREGEVFGLLGPNGSGKTTTLLTVATIYRPTSGDIYVYGHSVVREDYIVRKMIGIAFQDPKALWVDKPYDLLIWHAKVVGYSGEEARRVVREVMEALGLWEHRNKYFYQLSGGTRKKVELAKVLVQKPRLAILDEPTAQVDVLAKHALWDVIKRLKREGVTVILATNDMFEAERVCERVAIIHKGRLRALGTIDELKDLIPGGDVVEIQVGGTGIPVSIMEKLGEYGRVEAGNGSLRIYLEKGEEKVVDIVDLLRRNNIAVSRLMIKEPTLDDVFTYLTGARLRGE